A genomic region of Arvicola amphibius chromosome X, mArvAmp1.2, whole genome shotgun sequence contains the following coding sequences:
- the LOC119805375 gene encoding LOW QUALITY PROTEIN: c-Myc-binding protein-like (The sequence of the model RefSeq protein was modified relative to this genomic sequence to represent the inferred CDS: deleted 1 base in 1 codon), producing MAHYKAADSKREQFRRYLEKSGVLDTLTKVLVALYEEPEKPTSALDFLKHHLGAATPESPEIELLRLELAEMKEKYEATVEENKKLKAKLAQYEPPQEEKRAE from the exons ATGGCCCATTACAAAGCCGCCGACTCGAAGCGCGAGCAGTTCCGGAGGTACTTGGAGAAGTCGGGGGTGCTGGACACGCTGACGAAAGTGTTGGTAGCCTTATATGAAGAGCCAGAGAAGCCCACCAGTGCTCTGGATTTTTTAAAGCATCACTTAGGAGCTGCTACCCCGGAAAGCCCAGAAATAGAGCTGCTTCGCCTAGAATTggcagaaatgaaagagaaatatgaagctactgtagaagaaaat aaaaaactgaaagcaaagcTTGCTCAGTATGAGCCACCTCAGGAGGAGAAGCGTGCTGAATAG